The following nucleotide sequence is from Harmonia axyridis chromosome 5, icHarAxyr1.1, whole genome shotgun sequence.
GGTGTTCTCTTTTCACCTCTCAAGCATTTATATGtcccaatgaaacaccatgAATAACCAAATCCATTCTGTATTGAATCCCAGAACACCTTAATGTCAAAACGCATAATTCCTATGCTAAATCACATTTTCCATACCCTTCCCAAGCAAGGTTTCTCAGAACTCCTACTGAAATCTCTCTTCATCATCGCTAATTAATTAAACGTATTATTCCACCGGTAATATTTGTGTATGATGCATTTCAACTCCTGCACTGCTCACATTACGAGATCTCTCACAGAGATCAAACGTAGGTTACCATTCGTACGAACGAGCAAGACACAGAACCCTCGCTCTCATATATTTCAATCTCCATTTCCCAAACAAATGGCCTCATCCCACTCGCACATAATACCTATTCATGTTCCATTTTGTCCTTTCGCTAAATTACCTAAAAGTGTACTTACGGCTTTAGAATTAACTGGAGGTTATTTCCATTAGGGAAACATTATATCGACAATTTCTATTGTTATTTCCACATTTTAATCTAGGGATTTTGATGGTCGCCACGGAAAATGCTCCACAGGTATAATGTGTGGGTATAACGAATACAAAAGTACTTGTGCTATTTACTAACGTTGGGAAATTTCAATTGAGATTGGGGTGAATTAATTCCAAAAATCTTGTCTACTCTTTATGACACTATTTTAAGACGTCGTTGTTCACTTCATAATGATCAGGGTGAGAGAGAGCTCGTTATGACTCACAAATTCAATTGATGAGATAGTAAGATAAacaaaacattcaataaaaacGTATAATCAGtactttttttatggaaatgccTCATATTTTAGTAAATGACACTATGATTTACTAACATGTATGTAGCAAAAATATACTGTATATAACTCGGGAACGACTTGAGACATCCACGATCGGCTTTCTTATATCTTATTATTGCGAACCTTTCGTCCTTCGAGATTTCTTCTCTAAGCCTCATAGTTTTCGATATGAGGGTCGAATTCgagacaccctgtacaagtATCATCACTCTTGATTATTTTGATAAAGTCGAATCAATTTGCATTTTTTGTGAAGATTTATTGGATATTTGCAATAGAGCCTCTCTTCATGAAAATTGTACCCGTTCACACTCTAAAATAACTAGccaaatttattgtgaaaatgtcaaatttagaaTGAAAACACTAAACCCAAAGGAAAGGAAATTAGGATAAAAAAAGGTGTTTTCCGCAAATGAACTCCATAGTGAAATTGCTCAAATAAATACGTTCCTACtcaaataataataggtatgaATTATTAGTTTTTCGAACTCATTTCGCATATTCGCATATTTTTTCTGTCAAATCTTTGTATACCTATTGTTTTCAAAAGTTCAAACTATGATGACTCATTGAATAACATTCAGGAGTTGAACGACATCGatataattgaacaatcatACAATAACATAGGTAAAGTAGTAACATAAGTTTAGTTGAGAAAAATAAACGAGCTGAACGAAGGACGCAAAATTCAACGGCAATAATAATCTTGCCAAAGGCAAATTAATAGCAATCAACAAGCGTAGTTACCACAACACTATGACCAATATGGACCTCAGTGAATTATTCATCAAAACATTTCTGGTTTGTTATACTAGGATAAACCAAATATATGCGGATAAAATCTATTTGGATTGAATTTTGAACGATCCACGTTTTGGAGCGACTTCAATACAATACCAAAGTAAATTGCTTGAATTAGGcttcattatttgacgtttaaCCCTTccattatacagagtgtttattTCAAGATTAAGAACCTGACACCAAtcacaaatattaattttgtaaaaaaaaatagcttaacaaattttttttatcagctCATGCAATCAAATTCCCTTTTATtcgatatatcacaatccatatatttgaaaaaaaacagtaTAGGGGTGTGGAgcgtaaattcaaaaaaacatagaGAGACCTGctttcgaaattaaaaatccATAGATTTTCTTCAATAATAATTAGTTGAATAATAGAATACAGTAATGGTCTGATTGCAGTTACTTTCGAATCGCattattttcttaattttttattgaaaaaacggCACAACTACTTCTACTTTTAGCCACATCGATGAATAGGTAATCAAATTAACTTTCattcacaatccatatattcccatttgaaaataattaagtaGAGAGGTGTGGGCCTTAGGGGgtaagaaatatcaaattaaaaaaggACAGGATAAATTGCtttcgaaattgaaaatcaacgggtgcgaggattttctttaataattctttttacaagaattattgacgagtttAGTTATTTTTTTCAGCTCGCTGTATATTGTGGATTTTCGTGGGATATTTTTGGAGTGGGTGACTTGTTTAATTTCAAATCGTAATATATCTGTTAGAGTGGGTGCTACTTTGTCACCTATATATGTGAAATCAATTTAGGAGTACCTCAGAGCTCTGTGCTGGGACCGCTACTGTTTCTTTTGAAATCGACCGGATTATATTAACTCAGGTATCCTATCtatatttgctgatgacacgtcAATGGAGGTCTTAGCACAGAGTCCTGTTGAACTGAAAGCCATATGTAATGATTTTATTTGAAACCTTGTggataaatatttttaaatattaataAGACTGAATGTATATACTTTAGCATATACTTATATGGATCGCTAAGTATTGGGATGTTTGGGTGAGCAAGTCACCTTCAGAGATACAGTTGAATTTTTAGGACAGTTCTCTGAGATGGGATCACCAAGTCGAATCAGTTTGTAAAAAATAGGTAGTTCTTATCAGCAGGATTAAAGACTCGTTATGCACTTTAGTCGATttccagtatttattatagtttGGTTCATTGCTATCTTGATTTtaatatacactgatcaacaattgctagggatcacttatgaacttctcttttatttgtatttttttcaagttatctcgtgaatatctgtacattatatgttctctaaggaaaaagtaagatgttttgagttgattatatcaaagtcttcctcacttcatcggctcttgttcacaaaatcgattattatctgtaggctgttacaggtggagtgaaaagcaatgtggtatttgttattaaatctgtttttttctctcgttcaaacacataaggtgacaataattgaagaaatgagaacaatatcagcttatcagtcatgccgagaagacgtttggctcctgtgcaactggaccaaatcatacggtggatacaggaaggtttgtcccagcgagaagtgtcccggcggttgaatgtttcgcaaagtgtcgtgagtcgggcttggaataggttgatccaaaacgactcagtagcttatgttcataggagaggtcggcagcgcagtacaacagctgcccaagatcgacTTTTgttcctcaatgctaggagaaatcccacttacccgctgtcgcggctcaatagatcactgagagttgcaacatgagttctaatttcgaaccagactgtaagacgacgactacatgttcgtggtttgagagcacgtaggagggtacaagatccccgtttgaatagggaacaccgggttcatcgacggcaatgggctgaggagcaccgcaattggacacttgaagattggagccgatgtttatttacggatgagtctagatttcgtttggtcaactccgatggacgtattcttgcttggagggaaagaggtcgaaggtatgcagaacagtttatggtacccacaacagcttttggtgGAGGTTccatatgtgtatggggaggcatttgtttgaaccaacgcacagagttggttgttctgcagaacaccaccatgaccagccagagatatcacgatatgattattgaacccataattgttccgtttgcggctgccgtgggcgaagatttcattttaattgacgataatgcccgtccacaccgtagtcgtctggttaatgaagcgctagaaactcatgctattgataggatggactggccagctcgctctccagacatgaattgcatcgaacatgtctggtctgagatgtctagacaattgtcaaccttagaacaaccgatcaataacctggaggacctttctaacgctttacgggatatttggacgaatttgcctcaaaattttataaatcgtttgatcgaaagtatgcctcgtagggtagaatgcttgagacgagcttgtgggggaccaactaggtactagcttaaccgaaacttcagccttctagtggtttcatcataaaatttttatgttattcaaacacagaattttgagtgttcctaataaagtctttttttctctccaactttccattttttcattcttttctcaagtgaaccatattatcaactgaaaatactctgatatctgactaaatttataatcttggagcgaatatttcagaaataaatttagaacaagtaagtgatccctatcaattgttgagcagtgtatattaTGTTGTgggaaaattcaattgattcaGGTGGAGTAGTTTTGGCTTAAAGGCGATATTACgtgtaattttcaatttgaattcacgTGATTCATGTAACCTTTTCTTGGAAGATAGAAACTCGTCctagtttatttctttacagATGTTTAATTTATGTTGAGGAATATGAACAACTAATAGTTGAATAAGTTTCTATCACTATTGCACCTTCTGGTGGAAATATGCTGAAAATGAATGTGTAGTATGTAGCACATGAAACTATTACATTTAAATGTTCTCCTATTTACCAGGCCATTATTTTGCACAGCCATTGACCTGTTTCCATTAAACTGTTGAGTTGAATATCAAGAAGTTGGTAAAATTTGAATTGCTTAAAAAATGCTACAATTCCATAAGTGAATATATAGCTGATAAGAACTTACATACTCAGTTAAAGTTTTGTGTAAGGGTTGATTTTTCTCAATGTATTCTTGACTTGTCTGTTACATATTGGTATGTCTTATTAGATCAATAAAGgttacctattattattatcgctTGAGACAATTCGGGGTTCAAAATAGGATTCGTCATAGTGTCGAAATACCTATAACCACATCCAAAACGACTGAGCATCAAGGATGGAAGCATCGATCTCTCTATGCCCATTGTTCCATTTATATACAAAGCGTGGGGTCGAAGTTCACCGATGCAAAACGTTGCACATTTCATTCATAAACATAGGTACTCACAATCCCGTGTAGGGATAAAGGATAAACTCTATTTCAGGCATGAATAACAATACATCGGACTTAAATTTAACCCAGTGACTCAAACTGATGATATAACGAGTAGGAGATGGAATGAATTAACATAAGCGATTGTTTTGAATGCGGAACTGTCTGATTTTACGATAAGCGGATACGTTCCTTAGATTTGATGTGGATGAGTTCATTCATGAAGTTATTAATGATTGCCGTTGTTGTGAAACCACGATTGTTTTGATGCAGAATTACAATTATGAATTCAATGGAATATAGAACTGTTCGTGATCTTGGGGAATTTTTGTGTTGTTTTCTTCCAATACAAACTTAGAAGTATAAAATTTACAGAATCTAcagcgaaattatagtttttcGTTGTCAATAATAAGCATGAAGCTCCACGATTCAATAATGATAGCAATTATTCCTTTGCCGCCTAAGAGACAGGGAATAATATGTGGAGTTAATAATAGATATTCTTGCGGGGATTACCTATCTGCTTTACGTAGGAGTTAATTTCGAAAATGAGatttcaaatgaacaattttatacGTGAATTACATTGAAATTagtcatacagggtgttctgcaAGCGCTATGAGGAACTTTGAAAGATGATAGTGTTGTgctcattctgaacattttgtccaatgaatattggaaataatacgAAAATATCAGTTGATATGACTACTAGAATTATATCTACTTCAATAACATGcacaaaataatagatttatttCGCTAGTCGTGTTATATCATACGAGGCTCATTTCACTAGGGActgtatcaacaaaaatcataatTAACATGTACGCGCTATGCAAAATTGATAAGTCATTAGACCAGGACGATTTCAGCAACGTCAACTTTTGGGTTAtgattttcaacaattatttgAGGCCAATAGATGTCATTCATCTCGTAAATGATAGTTGGAATGCTGATTTGTAGGAACATTTTCTGGTGCACTACCCTCTTGACTTAATTGATAATCTGGAGCTCAACATAGTTGGAAATACAGAAAATGACAAGTGGCTGCTTGGTTATGAAAATTTCTCGAATAATGGATAGGGCAAGGAAGACTAACGCTATGGCCAAGTCGTTCACCGGATCTCAATCCATTAGATTTTTATTCAAGGGGATGTATGGAGCAACTTCTCTATCCATATCATGTTGAAATCAAATCTCATCAACATTTAGTTGATAGAATCCAAGATGCTGCAATCGAAATAATAGAGGACCACCGGAAAAgaattgtaggatttcacatatgcctacttatgcgtttcgtccctggcacacacaccggactcatcagtgcgactttggtatatttgtgtgtgccgtgtcacagacgcttggggaatttattattatcgggagccgccgggactcgaacccagcaccttgtcgcatctcggtgagtgagtctacactcttaacctctaggccaccgagtgctgcgtttattgttgctatgtgagAATAAGTGCAGCTATCCTGTCAAAGTTTGTCATAAGGCTCGTAGCACACCCTGTATTACATTTATTGTCAATTCATTAATTGACTTAATTCGGTTACATCAGTTgctttgtatttattttatcCAGAATCTGGACAATTGGTTCTGATGAAATAATCTTCCTGAACTAACATAAATATTCGAGTGACCATTTCATATTTACAAACTAGGTACTAAATCTCTCCCTTATCCGATCTGCTTTTAAAGCAGCAATATTAGGCATGGTGAAGCGATTCAACATCAAATTTGCATCAAGCTTGAATTTGCTAGACTACATCTATACACAAAATTTCGAATCTATcggacctgaaatgttatattttgttttagatattctgcttgaatttgctATGGTTGTCTGATGAAACGATCAACACaaggcttgaaattgttattttatatcaaatttaaCCGAAAAATCTTAATACCATTCTGTGAGTCAAACATAATAATTGGAGACCAGACTggactcaaaattcaaaaaagtataGGAGTCGTGACGAAATGATTTAGGTAAAATCTCTATGGATGACATTTTCAGTTCATGAAGAagccaaattttcaatattcatagAAGTTCAACTGCATTTTGACAACCATTATAGAAACTAAATGTCTGTGGAATGTCATAAATTCCGTTTGGTAATCCTGTTGCcccaaaaacaaattcatgtgAAATGCAATGACCATAACCCTATTTTATTCACCTTTTTGTCCACCAGCTAGAACTGTGTTACTTGTAGCCAAAGCACTGAAGCTTCCAGTTAAAATTGAACAAGTTGACCTACTGTCTACCAGGTACAAACAATGTTCCTTTAAGAAGCAGCATCCAGAAAAAACGATACCTTGCTTGAAGGAAGAGAATCACTTTATCTGGGACAGTCATGCTATCTCAGATTATCTTCTGAATAAGTATGGACAGCGAAGTAAACTCAGACCTAAGAATTTTATCCAAAAAGCTCACGTCCAACGCTTGATCCACTTTGAAAGTGAAAAACTATTACCCTTAACATTCAATGCAATCACTCCTATAGTTTTTCGGGGAAAAAGTGTCATTTCGAATACACTCGTTAAATCTATTAATAAGACTTATTCAATGTTGGACAGAGAATTGCTGAATTACGATTGGTTGACAGGAAACAGTCCCAGCATTGCTGATTTATGTTGCATCTCATCTTTAAGTACTCTAGACCTCATAGTGCCAGTTGAAGAAAACTCAAATTTGTTCTTCTATATGCAGCAGTTCAAGGAACTGCCATATTACCAAGAAGGTAACCAAGATGGATTGAATATAGTTGCTGGGGTTTTATTGGACAAGATTGTTAAGTCTAGGTTCGGAACTAAGGTCTGTAAGAATttataaagattaaatatttcaactttGATCAAATGGccatataattatttatattggAACGAGGTAACCAAGATAGATTGAGTATAGTTGCTGAGGTTCTATTGGAGAAGGTTGTAAAGGCCAGGTGTAGACCTAGGCTGTGAGAATctgaaattatcaaataattcaaCTGATAATTTGGCCagataataatttatattgaacgtaaaatatttttcggcttAAAGAGGAAGAAAATATTCTGGACTCATCTAAATGAACTGAAGACTTGACAATCCAGACAAGGATCCTTGACAAGGAGCATATATCATCAAAAATGGATTTCATCAATGATAATTCTAAGAAAATTATGGCACTGGGTTGAGTTATCATagatttttcatcaaatgaggATTATCTATAATGATATACTGTATTTTACTGTGAACTCAATAATCAATTTCATTGTCAATTTATGTCTGAAGGTATTTTGAAAGCTTCACAAATGTCGGtctttgattattttttgaattgaagttatcgaaaaatataaacatataaaattttgtGAGTTCATCATTACGCAAAATAGCATGATGAACTGAGATTGAGATATATTAAGTGAATTATCATATGATCAAGCCGAAAGCTTATTCATACCCTGGCAATACCAAGAAGGCAATTTTCAGATGTGTGTACCTATACGTAATTACcgaatttatttttcatgaaacatCCATCAATAGTACAAAGATTGCTGCTGAATACCAGTGTGAGtctttattgaatatttatgtaccgctgtttttttccgaaattcgaggattGACACGAGTCTCAATCAAGTTATGtctccaattctgtatcttcaaaaaccttctctcttccatcgccaagctggtcttcgacgtcaaaatcccCGTtcatgaagcgttgaaaccactcgcGACAAgttcttttactaatagcggcctcatcatatgTACTTGAGAGCATTCGTTGAACCTcatccgcagatttctttatattgaagcagaaaatcaaaacctcccgcaaatgacgagagtttggctcgtaaactgacatgtttaatcgagaataactttatgatgcagacacaaatcgactaatatttctatgGCGATACTTAATCTTATTGTACGACATCtaagatctatttatttcgactaccacttaccactactattgcaaaacggcggaagcaaagttgtacaactAATAATAAAAGACGgatctcgaattttccttatgaATATAACCCATTATAGATTTAGCACTTTCACTGCCCCAATTTCGAACACCCACCACATTCATTCACTAAGCGTATTCGTTTGATCCTCTTATAATCAGTTTAAATCACTCCTTGAAACTCCAAACACTCTATGCGGTTCTCATGCGCTTACTTATGGTGTATTTCCACCTACCCAAGACCGTGTAGTGTGGAAATACCCCGCAGAGAATGGAAAgccaaattgaaattcatcataGGCATTCTCCGTTCCTCAATTTTCCCTCGCTGAACGCATTTTGATAGTAATTTTCCAACTCTCTCTCTCGAGGCCATAAATCCCACAGGGATCATAGGAATTATTGCCTTATCAGCCGAAAACACCACCAGCCTCCCATGTTCTACACCCCTCGTCTGATCATATCCTCCAAGAGGTATACTAAATGACAAAGAAAATGCAACACCcaaaaggagctgttcaaattaattttttttttttggtaaaacatatacAATATAGCatggagtaaatgattgaaatttggagaaaaaacgaagggtttacaatttttttaataaaattgttAACAATGCGTTCAtctaccgcgattatctatgcactctccaacacgtctcggcatcgatgcaataagatggtccatTTCTTCTTGGGGAATACTatcctgtacttcatgtctcagattcGCCAAAGTCCGTagaggctggggtaaatttccaagccttctaccaaTGATGTccaaaacatgctctatgggcgaaaaatcgggggatctgggcggccatggcaaaatattcacatgggtcgcttcgaaaaagtttaaactaatactggcaacatgaggtctggcattatctggctgaaatattggattctcgagccggttaaggtaagggagaacatatgactTTACTATTTCTTCACGGTaatgcagcgctgtcatgttacctcgaatgaagactTAAGATGACCtaattgcatgtgcaatagcaccccataccataaagcctactgtccggtgtacatgacgctcaacatcaaactgaggttcacgtctttcttccTGATGTCgcctaacccttcttcggccatcatgtgcacctaaggagaatcgagattcataaaaaaaaaagtcctgatgccattccatattccaatgttgacgttctctgcatctccttaatcgttgccggcgatgctcaaccgtcagaggtaacacaagatgaggtCGATAATGCTACAGCCTAAAACACCtcacagttacaggatggccttgttctcctaaccattcatcagccaaagatcgagttgtcgcaaatcggtctttaatggccataagtcttagtcGTCAATCTTAACTTCATTTGTGCCACTTCGACGCCCGGTGCCTACTctccttcgattttgggcattatcaaaccatgcttaacaacatttcataacagaagttggatttctgttcgtacagttAGCGATTTCTAGAAATGGCAACCCCGCCTactgtagaccaataattcgacttcttttaaattcacttagctggcgataaattccgcgtagaggtgctctaggcattttaacaacaacttaacatcgactttggatctcctcgaacagctgttttattgtaaaatttgaaaaactttaagtaacaaaaattgttcacatgtgTTAAgccttacagaggaagaagaagattcTAGTCGATGCTTTCTCCCACCATTGCCCCACCACCAGAGAGGGCTTCCAGTTATTCACCAGTTACAATTCACCATTCAACAGTTAGAATTCAATATTCACTCAGTTAACACACAGGCAACCAGTAACTCAGCATCAATCATACATATTCAAGTATTCACaagttattaatattaaaattttatacAGGGTTTGTGTTAATATATTAAGTAAAAATCATACGTATTTTCTTACATCCAAATCAAGCATAAACACCACAAGTTACTGGAGCCGAATCAAGCAAGTAAACATATCAATCATACACacgttcatggtccttcgagccgaaTCATTCATACAAGCAATCAATCATACAATCGCACAAGGTACTTCGAGCCAGAAGATAATTATACGAATCAATCATGAAAAAACCTTTACgaatttttctccaaattcaatcatttacaccttgttatactatctatgtcttaccaaaaaaatttaaacagctccttctgggttttgcagtttctttgtcggtTAGTATACTTGAACGCTAAATTCTTCCCTCAATATTTACCCgatcgaaaaattgatattcctCTCGTTGTATTCGAATTCAATCAAGGGTCTCTTCTCGAGTTCTAAGATTCCGTTGATTCTATACTTTCGAACAGGGAATGGTAATACCGATCAGGTTCCTTGAGATTTCATTCAAAGGAATGGGTCAATATTGGCCAATATTTCAAGCCAAGCAGGAATCGTGAGCTTCTACGTGAATGGAAATTCATTTCGTGAGTTTTTCCTTCGTCTTATCAATTTCCATCGTCGTGAAACAGTGTTAcgggaattttccaagggttCAAAGAGAAACATTTTTCGCTGGGAAATTTATTCCTCAGCATCGATAGTTTTTTATGTAATAATCGATCGATATGAAATACAAGACtgaatatttcgaatgaaattcaatttaataaaactACGACTTAATATTTTCAACCGATTCTAGTCGAAATAtatttggtgtacaactttgcttccgccgttttacaatatatggctgtagcggaaagtggtagtcgaaataaatagatcgtagatatcaaACAATAATCTAAGGTATTTGTTAataaacgccatcgaaatattattcgatttgtatctgcatcatagaGCTATTCTCGGtgaaacatgtcagcttacgagccaaattc
It contains:
- the LOC123679862 gene encoding glutathione S-transferase 1-like, whose translation is MTITLFYSPFCPPARTVLLVAKALKLPVKIEQVDLLSTRYKQCSFKKQHPEKTIPCLKEENHFIWDSHAISDYLLNKYGQRSKLRPKNFIQKAHVQRLIHFESEKLLPLTFNAITPIVFRGKSVISNTLVKSINKTYSMLDRELLNYDWLTGNSPSIADLCCISSLSTLDLIVPVEENSNLFFYMQQFKELPYYQEGNQDGLNIVAGVLLDKIVKSRFGTKVCKNL